One Archangium lipolyticum DNA segment encodes these proteins:
- a CDS encoding DNA-methyltransferase produces MSAEAAAPALKLVQPSLRESLFAKSDAFRLYQGDSLALLEQFEPGTFDMVFADPPYFLSNGGFTCKNGKRAAVNKGGWDVSRGVEEDHAFTTAWLKACQRVLKPTGTIWVSGTQHVIFSVGFAMQKLGYKLLNTVTWYKPNASPNLACRYFTHSSELLIWASPKPAAKLQHTFNYAKMKAENGGKQMRDVWALPRTGDEELTADESGRVWTMTAPRREEKAHGSHPTQKPVSLLERVIEASTPEDALVLDPFNGSGTTGVAAMKLGRRYVGIDMDEKYLSLSQKRLVEAERAAR; encoded by the coding sequence ATGTCCGCGGAAGCCGCAGCTCCTGCCCTGAAGCTTGTTCAGCCCTCGCTGCGCGAGAGCCTTTTCGCCAAGAGCGATGCGTTCCGGCTGTACCAGGGCGACAGCCTGGCGCTGCTCGAGCAGTTCGAGCCCGGTACCTTCGACATGGTGTTCGCCGATCCTCCCTACTTCCTGTCCAACGGCGGCTTCACCTGCAAGAACGGCAAGCGCGCGGCGGTGAACAAGGGTGGCTGGGACGTGTCGCGCGGAGTGGAGGAGGACCACGCGTTCACCACGGCGTGGCTGAAGGCGTGCCAGCGGGTGCTCAAGCCCACGGGCACCATCTGGGTGAGCGGCACGCAGCACGTCATCTTCTCGGTCGGCTTCGCGATGCAGAAGCTGGGCTACAAGCTGCTGAACACGGTGACCTGGTACAAGCCGAACGCCAGCCCGAACCTGGCGTGCCGCTACTTCACGCACTCCTCCGAGCTGCTCATCTGGGCCTCGCCGAAGCCGGCCGCGAAGCTGCAGCACACGTTCAACTACGCGAAGATGAAGGCGGAGAACGGCGGCAAGCAGATGCGCGACGTGTGGGCGCTGCCGCGCACGGGCGACGAGGAGCTGACGGCGGACGAGTCGGGCCGGGTGTGGACGATGACGGCGCCGCGGCGCGAGGAGAAGGCGCACGGCAGCCACCCCACGCAGAAGCCGGTGTCGCTGCTGGAGCGCGTCATCGAGGCGAGCACCCCCGAGGACGCGCTGGTGTTGGACCCCTTCAACGGCAGTGGCACCACGGGCGTGGCGGCGATGAAGCTGGGCCGGCGCTACGTGGGCATCGACATGGACGAGAAGTACCTGAGCCTGTCGCAGAAGCGGCTCGTCGAGGCCGAGCGCGCGGCGCGCTGA
- the msrB gene encoding peptide-methionine (R)-S-oxide reductase MsrB → MVEKLVLSDEEWRKRLTPEEYQVLRGHGTERAWAGCFVGTKEAGTYVCAGCGNPLFKSGEKFESGTGWPSFTRPVQPDAVTEYQDRSHGMIRTEVRCGRCDGHLGHVFPDGPPPTGLRYCMNSVAMKHVLEGQPFPLVTK, encoded by the coding sequence ATGGTCGAAAAACTGGTTCTCAGTGACGAGGAATGGCGCAAGCGCCTGACACCCGAGGAGTACCAGGTGCTGCGCGGGCATGGCACCGAGCGCGCCTGGGCCGGCTGTTTCGTCGGCACCAAGGAGGCCGGCACCTACGTGTGCGCAGGCTGCGGCAACCCCCTCTTCAAGTCCGGCGAGAAGTTCGAGTCCGGCACCGGCTGGCCCTCCTTCACCCGGCCCGTCCAGCCGGACGCGGTGACGGAGTACCAGGATCGCTCCCACGGGATGATCCGCACCGAGGTGCGCTGTGGCCGGTGCGATGGCCACCTGGGACACGTCTTCCCCGATGGCCCTCCTCCCACGGGGCTGCGCTACTGCATGAACTCCGTGGCGATGAAGCACGTCCTGGAAGGTCAGCCCTTCCCGCTCGTCACGAAGTGA